The segment TTTACAACATTTAACACGGTTCTACCTCTCGATCGATGCCTATTATCCGCTCAGATTCATCGTGTGGGATGTAACATTCAGAAATTGCATGCTATTCTATTATTATTTCGAGCTTTTCCTCTATCGCTGTCCGCCCTTTGTCATGGGACACTTTTTTCGGATAACCAATTTGCATAACCGCTGCAATTTTCATCGTTTCATTCAACCCAATCTCACTTGCAAATTCAGGATCATGCATATATGGCGTGATTGTCCACAGCATACCGACACCATATTCCCATGCAGCTAACTGCGCATTTTGGATAAATGCACTTATCGAAGCGTAATCCTCTTCATAACGCACAGGATTATCATCTTTTTCAAAGTAAATGACTGCATGGTGTGGTATTTGAAGTAGAAAGTTTTTCATGGAATCTATCATTTTTAATGTTTTCACGGACTCATCCGTTTTTATCATGCCAATACGTTGATAGCTTGATATAATCGCATTAACAAACGCGTACCTCCCCTTTTCCTGATACAGTTTTATATTCCAAGGTTCTTTCATATAATGGGTTGGTGCATAGGAACCATATGTAAAAATTTCTTTTAAAATAGTTGCGTCCACTTCTTGTTCTTTAAATGTATGAATGGATCTGCGCGCTTTAATTGTTTTTAATATATCGATGATAATCACCTCTTTCCTAGATTAGCATATTTGTGGCCCGGGAAA is part of the Virgibacillus sp. NKC19-16 genome and harbors:
- a CDS encoding nitroreductase family protein, whose translation is MIIIDILKTIKARRSIHTFKEQEVDATILKEIFTYGSYAPTHYMKEPWNIKLYQEKGRYAFVNAIISSYQRIGMIKTDESVKTLKMIDSMKNFLLQIPHHAVIYFEKDDNPVRYEEDYASISAFIQNAQLAAWEYGVGMLWTITPYMHDPEFASEIGLNETMKIAAVMQIGYPKKVSHDKGRTAIEEKLEIIIE